From the Halorhabdus utahensis DSM 12940 genome, one window contains:
- a CDS encoding ABC transporter ATP-binding protein, with protein MTLLEFNDLSVRYSTDDGAVHAVEDVNFTVEPGETFGLVGESGCGKTTLGKSILQLLDRNGYVESGEIWLDWVLPKWTDEGGEPTNEAIADDSIPVRQDGKMNLAALDETEIRQVRWNTISLIPQSAMNALNPVYKVGDQITEAIQLHEPETTDEEARERAMQLLESVGVEPERADDYAHEFSGGMRQRAIIAMAMACDPDLVIADEPTTALDVIIQDRVLDAIRDMQEEFDAAMLIISHDISVMAETCDRIGVMYGGRLMESGTTHDIFENAANPYTLGLENSFPTITAENEQLLSIPGTPPQLVDPPDECRFIDRCPFAVDACEKSHPPMFDVESQQGELSQATTDGHRSACHRVDEIEELRNRATEDETWQER; from the coding sequence ATGACACTGCTGGAATTCAACGATCTCTCGGTACGATACAGCACTGACGACGGGGCCGTCCACGCCGTCGAGGACGTCAACTTCACCGTCGAACCCGGCGAAACGTTCGGCCTCGTCGGCGAGTCCGGCTGCGGCAAGACGACGCTCGGAAAGTCCATCCTGCAGTTGCTCGACCGCAACGGCTACGTCGAGAGCGGCGAGATCTGGCTCGACTGGGTGTTGCCCAAATGGACCGACGAGGGAGGCGAGCCAACCAACGAGGCGATCGCCGACGATTCGATCCCGGTGCGTCAGGACGGGAAGATGAACCTCGCCGCCCTCGACGAGACCGAGATCCGGCAGGTCCGCTGGAACACCATCTCCCTGATCCCACAGAGCGCGATGAACGCGCTGAACCCGGTGTACAAGGTCGGCGACCAGATCACGGAGGCCATCCAGTTGCACGAACCGGAAACCACCGACGAGGAGGCCCGGGAGCGGGCCATGCAACTGCTCGAAAGCGTCGGCGTCGAACCCGAACGGGCCGACGATTACGCCCACGAGTTCTCCGGGGGGATGCGCCAGCGCGCGATCATCGCCATGGCGATGGCCTGTGACCCCGATCTGGTGATCGCCGACGAGCCGACGACGGCGCTCGACGTCATCATCCAGGACCGGGTGCTCGACGCCATCCGGGACATGCAAGAGGAGTTCGACGCGGCCATGCTGATCATCAGCCACGACATCAGCGTCATGGCCGAGACGTGCGACCGGATCGGCGTGATGTACGGCGGTCGGCTGATGGAGAGCGGGACGACCCACGACATCTTCGAGAACGCCGCCAACCCCTACACACTGGGGCTGGAGAACTCCTTCCCGACGATCACGGCCGAGAACGAACAGTTGCTCTCGATCCCCGGGACGCCACCCCAGCTGGTGGATCCGCCCGACGAGTGTCGGTTCATCGATCGCTGCCCGTTCGCGGTCGACGCGTGTGAGAAGTCCCACCCGCCAATGTTCGACGTCGAAAGCCAACAAGGGGAACTCAGTCAGGCGACCACTGACGGGCATCGGTCGGCCTGTCACCGGGTGGACGAGATCGAGGAGCTACGCAACCGAGCGACGGAGGACGAGACATGGCAGGAACGATAG
- a CDS encoding ABC transporter permease produces the protein MATDTDEPSRFESLARRYRPRIERFQRGWERYRQHRMGIVGLLILVVFGLWALFPSVFAPHSLEWKAFLGTEGGRMTLEQTRSLPHPPAFGDPFFAPLGTNHLGEGIATLMVYSASNALYIGLAAGILSSLVGVPLGLISGFYGNTWIDELIQRIADIVYSLPFLPLVILLVAIRGVNTTNIIIAIVIKSWVNNAIVIRGETLSLKERSYVESAKVAGASDARIVFRHILPNVLPLTFVYLAQDAAYAILTQASLAYLGLADFTSQSWGLMLQNIQAQNEVFSAPWWLLPPGIAIALVAAAFYFMGFSMEDVANPQRE, from the coding sequence ATGGCGACAGACACTGACGAACCGTCGCGTTTCGAATCGCTCGCCCGTCGCTATCGCCCCCGCATCGAGCGGTTCCAGCGGGGCTGGGAGCGCTATCGCCAACACCGGATGGGGATCGTCGGACTCCTGATCCTCGTCGTCTTCGGCCTCTGGGCGCTGTTCCCGTCCGTGTTCGCGCCACATAGCCTGGAATGGAAGGCGTTTCTCGGAACGGAAGGCGGCCGAATGACGTTAGAACAGACGCGGTCGCTCCCGCATCCGCCGGCGTTCGGCGATCCCTTCTTCGCCCCGCTGGGGACCAACCATCTCGGCGAGGGGATCGCGACGCTGATGGTCTATTCGGCCTCGAACGCCCTGTACATCGGCCTCGCCGCCGGGATCCTCTCGAGCCTGGTCGGCGTCCCGCTGGGACTGATCAGCGGATTCTACGGGAACACGTGGATCGACGAACTCATCCAGCGCATCGCGGACATCGTCTACAGTCTCCCGTTCCTGCCGCTGGTGATCCTGCTGGTGGCCATCCGTGGAGTCAACACGACGAACATCATCATCGCGATCGTGATCAAGTCGTGGGTGAACAACGCCATCGTCATCCGCGGGGAGACCCTGTCCCTGAAGGAACGTTCCTACGTCGAGTCCGCGAAGGTGGCCGGGGCAAGCGACGCTCGCATCGTCTTCCGGCACATCCTGCCGAACGTGTTGCCGCTGACTTTCGTTTACCTGGCCCAGGACGCCGCCTACGCGATCCTGACCCAGGCGTCGCTGGCGTATCTCGGTCTCGCCGACTTCACGTCCCAGTCGTGGGGACTGATGCTCCAGAACATCCAGGCCCAAAACGAGGTTTTCTCCGCCCCGTGGTGGCTGTTACCGCCGGGGATCGCCATCGCGCTGGTGGCGGCCGCCTTCTACTTCATGGGCTTCTCGATGGAAGACGTCGCCAACCCACAACGTGAGTGA
- a CDS encoding ABC transporter permease — MSRISARYLGKRLVASYLTLLVIMTLLFLLVKSMPGSFISQMRSPGMTAEQIAQLEARWGLNDPIWVQYARFMINYQMGHFGWSINWNVPVWDLIARRLPRTLILFGSVYIVGYVVGPLVGMYLGWWRGTMKDQSLFSGSLFIYSIPVFWVAWLFMWVFNYQLGLLPGKYMVTQFPEFDLTAVNVIVDFLRHLALPAFTVAAITWVGSMLVMRTQMNNVTDADYVYLAKAKGLSERTVIVKHAARNALIPVATSAIVALAFILDGSIIIENVFNWPGMGSVVVTAVIQQDTPVVQAVFFILAILIIIARLLQDVVYTYLDPRIKFGGNE; from the coding sequence ATGAGTCGGATAAGCGCCAGGTACCTCGGTAAGCGACTGGTCGCGTCGTATCTGACGCTGCTTGTCATCATGACACTGCTGTTCCTGTTGGTCAAGTCGATGCCGGGCAGCTTTATCAGCCAGATGCGGAGCCCGGGAATGACGGCCGAGCAGATCGCCCAACTCGAGGCGAGGTGGGGACTGAACGATCCGATCTGGGTCCAGTACGCCCGGTTCATGATCAACTACCAGATGGGACACTTCGGGTGGTCGATCAACTGGAACGTGCCCGTCTGGGACCTGATCGCCCGGCGGTTGCCCCGGACGCTGATCCTCTTCGGATCGGTCTACATCGTCGGCTACGTCGTCGGCCCGCTCGTGGGGATGTACCTCGGCTGGTGGCGCGGGACGATGAAGGACCAGTCGCTGTTCTCGGGGAGCCTGTTCATCTACTCGATCCCGGTGTTCTGGGTCGCCTGGTTGTTCATGTGGGTTTTCAACTATCAACTCGGCCTGCTGCCCGGCAAGTACATGGTGACGCAGTTCCCGGAGTTCGACCTGACAGCGGTCAACGTCATCGTCGACTTCCTGCGTCACCTCGCGTTGCCGGCGTTCACCGTCGCCGCGATCACCTGGGTCGGGTCGATGCTGGTGATGCGAACCCAGATGAACAACGTGACCGACGCGGACTACGTCTACCTCGCGAAGGCCAAAGGCCTCAGCGAGCGGACCGTCATCGTCAAACACGCCGCGAGAAACGCCCTGATCCCGGTGGCGACATCGGCGATCGTCGCCCTGGCGTTCATTCTCGACGGATCGATCATCATCGAGAACGTCTTCAACTGGCCGGGGATGGGCAGCGTGGTCGTCACCGCAGTGATACAGCAGGACACCCCGGTCGTGCAGGCGGTGTTCTTCATCCTGGCAATCCTGATCATCATCGCGCGACTGTTGCAGGACGTCGTGTACACGTATCTCGACCCGCGGATCAAATTCGGAGGCAACGAATAG
- a CDS encoding ABC transporter substrate-binding protein, with protein sequence MSDKKSQGNVDRRRFMQTVGAGAVAAGVAGCSQSDTTDTEGPADTTEGPDTPPQGGTLTMSLPSSPPSVNVLNTSSSYATAIMDFIWEYGTFLDWTTFEVKPWVYTDWTMENTEGEDPNPDVYFNVRDGLTWSDGEDFTVSDVIFTYEYLLEQEPGKYTSDLKAIDSVEEASGDWDVHLSMNQVVGTYALNQLQLPLLPEHVWSDVDDYTEYQPGQQVDSGGPVGLGMAELTQYEPDTSIELTFRDPDEYQLGQLDWLAEHDTFVQGGPFLDELRYLVYSSESAYVQDFFNDEIDAIYNTLPTGEIQKAREEDRQLVRGGDTGYGFFMFNLRRTPFDDAAFRQALEFLWDDIQWVRTLNQNYVLEGDFIMPPAYEAVRPETETGAEILEDPATNAFEFRGDGEGEPDLETVRSFLTEGQLVTGESGTFAGKDYPGSLTGVTASQSAPRHDYSFGEVTSSVLQDVDGVDQEIRVNGQTITEIRGEPLTYISYPPELVPELTEMDQVYVKNMQELGIPIKRETVGFNALLPRLYAQEDFDVTHLGWGNTSPLGVSSLYNLFHSDNADDHSVVEEGSEQENDQRQLNNNTGYGLFDHAGADDLIDQARRTIDPEERNALVRQAVERIYLDSPYMVYQYSKVFWPLHQRFSGAIENIPGVGGPALTTQMLNIYENE encoded by the coding sequence ATGTCTGACAAGAAATCACAAGGCAATGTCGACAGACGGCGGTTCATGCAAACCGTCGGTGCGGGGGCCGTTGCAGCGGGCGTCGCGGGATGCAGCCAGTCGGACACCACGGACACGGAGGGGCCTGCAGACACGACGGAGGGGCCGGACACGCCGCCACAGGGCGGCACGCTGACGATGTCGCTGCCGTCCTCGCCGCCGAGCGTCAACGTCCTGAACACGTCGTCGTCCTACGCGACGGCGATCATGGACTTCATCTGGGAGTACGGCACGTTCCTGGACTGGACGACCTTCGAGGTGAAGCCCTGGGTATACACCGACTGGACCATGGAGAACACCGAGGGCGAGGACCCGAACCCGGACGTCTATTTCAACGTCAGGGACGGCCTGACCTGGAGCGACGGCGAGGACTTCACGGTCAGCGACGTGATCTTCACCTACGAGTACCTGCTCGAACAGGAGCCGGGCAAGTACACCTCGGATCTAAAAGCGATCGACTCCGTCGAGGAGGCATCAGGCGACTGGGACGTCCATCTCTCGATGAACCAGGTCGTCGGTACCTACGCGCTCAACCAGCTCCAGTTGCCGCTGCTGCCCGAACACGTCTGGAGCGACGTCGACGACTACACGGAGTACCAGCCGGGTCAGCAGGTCGACAGCGGCGGGCCGGTCGGCCTGGGAATGGCGGAGCTGACGCAGTACGAACCCGACACGTCCATCGAACTGACCTTCCGGGACCCGGACGAGTACCAGCTCGGCCAACTCGACTGGCTGGCGGAACACGATACGTTCGTCCAGGGTGGCCCGTTCCTGGATGAGCTCCGGTATCTCGTCTACAGCAGCGAGTCGGCGTACGTCCAGGACTTCTTCAACGACGAGATCGACGCGATATACAACACGCTCCCGACAGGGGAGATCCAGAAGGCCCGCGAGGAGGACAGACAACTCGTCCGCGGGGGCGACACCGGCTACGGTTTCTTCATGTTCAACCTTCGCCGGACCCCCTTCGACGACGCGGCCTTCCGGCAGGCTCTGGAGTTCCTCTGGGACGACATCCAGTGGGTGCGGACACTCAATCAGAACTACGTCCTCGAAGGTGACTTCATCATGCCGCCCGCCTACGAGGCCGTCCGTCCCGAGACCGAGACGGGTGCCGAGATCCTCGAGGACCCGGCGACAAACGCCTTCGAGTTCCGCGGGGATGGCGAGGGGGAACCGGACCTCGAAACCGTCCGGTCGTTCCTCACAGAGGGACAGCTCGTCACCGGCGAGAGCGGGACGTTCGCCGGCAAGGATTACCCCGGCAGCCTGACCGGCGTCACGGCGAGTCAGTCCGCGCCGCGACACGACTACTCCTTCGGCGAGGTGACGTCCTCGGTCCTCCAGGACGTCGATGGCGTCGACCAGGAGATCCGCGTCAACGGCCAGACGATCACCGAGATCCGCGGGGAGCCGCTGACGTACATCAGTTACCCACCGGAGCTGGTGCCCGAGCTGACGGAGATGGACCAGGTCTACGTCAAGAACATGCAGGAGCTCGGCATCCCGATCAAGCGGGAAACCGTCGGGTTCAACGCACTCCTCCCGCGGCTGTACGCCCAGGAGGACTTCGACGTCACCCACCTCGGCTGGGGGAACACGTCGCCGCTTGGCGTCAGTTCGCTCTACAATCTCTTCCACAGCGACAACGCCGACGATCACTCGGTCGTCGAGGAAGGGTCCGAGCAGGAAAACGACCAGCGCCAACTCAACAACAACACCGGGTACGGGCTGTTCGACCACGCGGGCGCCGACGACCTGATCGATCAAGCACGCCGGACGATCGACCCCGAGGAGCGCAATGCGCTGGTCCGCCAGGCGGTCGAGCGGATCTACCTCGACTCGCCGTACATGGTCTATCAGTACAGCAAAGTGTTCTGGCCGCTCCACCAGCGGTTTTCCGGCGCGATCGAGAACATCCCCGGCGTCGGCGGCCCGGCACTGACGACCCAGATGCTGAACATCTACGAGAACGAATAG
- a CDS encoding peptidylprolyl isomerase, protein MGDLTATLETTHGDIEIELYDERVPTTVQNFVNLAEHDPAADAEPAPETPTWEDPETGETRGDAFYQDTPIHRIIDGFMVQMGDPTGTGRGGPGYTFDDEFDSDLGHDGPGVVSMANSGPNTNGSQFFITFDAQPHLDGDHAVFGEVIDGMDTLEALENVDTGPRDEPEEDVRLEAVRIND, encoded by the coding sequence ATGGGAGACCTGACAGCGACACTGGAGACGACCCACGGCGACATCGAGATCGAACTGTACGACGAGCGCGTCCCGACCACCGTACAGAACTTCGTCAACCTGGCGGAACACGACCCCGCGGCCGACGCCGAACCAGCCCCCGAAACCCCGACCTGGGAGGACCCCGAAACCGGCGAGACCCGCGGCGATGCGTTCTATCAGGACACGCCGATCCACCGGATCATCGACGGGTTCATGGTCCAGATGGGCGACCCGACGGGGACCGGTCGCGGCGGCCCGGGCTACACCTTCGACGACGAGTTCGACAGCGATCTGGGCCACGACGGCCCCGGCGTCGTCTCGATGGCCAACTCCGGGCCCAACACCAACGGCTCGCAGTTCTTCATCACGTTCGACGCCCAGCCCCATCTCGACGGCGATCACGCCGTCTTCGGCGAGGTAATCGACGGCATGGACACGCTCGAAGCACTCGAGAACGTCGACACCGGCCCGCGTGACGAGCCCGAAGAAGACGTGCGACTCGAAGCCGTCCGGATCAACGACTGA
- a CDS encoding zinc-dependent alcohol dehydrogenase family protein, translating into MRAAVFRGPGEIAIEDVPKPALDAPTDAVVRVTHTAICGSDLWPYRGQEDRDVPSRIGHEPMGIVEEVGEEVRSVAPGDRVFAPFVTSCGECEFCRKGLHTSCVNGGFWGGEDGGAQGEYVRARHADGTLVRVPDRHADDEETLQAILPLTDVMGTGHHAAVSAGVDAGSTCIVVGDGAVGLCGVLAARRLGAERIIAMGHHEDRLALAESFGATDTIAARGEEAVERAQELTYGGANHVMECVGSTGAMNTAIEVCRPGGTVGYVGVPHGIEDDGLDIFGLFMDNISLNGGIAPVRAYADELLADVLGGTLDPSPIFTKTVDLDGVPEGYRAMDEREAIKVLVKP; encoded by the coding sequence ATGCGCGCAGCCGTCTTTCGCGGCCCAGGCGAGATCGCTATCGAAGACGTCCCGAAACCGGCACTCGACGCGCCGACCGACGCCGTCGTCCGCGTGACCCACACCGCGATCTGCGGGTCGGATCTCTGGCCGTACCGCGGGCAAGAGGACCGCGACGTCCCTTCCCGTATCGGTCACGAACCGATGGGGATCGTCGAGGAAGTGGGCGAAGAAGTCCGCTCGGTTGCGCCCGGCGATCGGGTGTTCGCGCCGTTCGTCACCAGCTGTGGCGAGTGTGAGTTCTGCCGGAAGGGACTCCACACTTCCTGTGTGAACGGCGGGTTCTGGGGTGGCGAGGACGGCGGCGCACAGGGCGAGTACGTCCGAGCGCGCCACGCCGACGGCACGCTCGTGCGCGTGCCCGACCGCCATGCCGACGACGAGGAGACGCTCCAGGCGATCCTCCCGCTGACGGACGTCATGGGGACGGGCCATCACGCCGCGGTCAGTGCGGGCGTCGACGCCGGCTCGACGTGCATCGTCGTCGGCGACGGCGCGGTTGGGCTGTGTGGCGTCCTCGCCGCCCGCCGGCTCGGTGCCGAACGGATCATCGCGATGGGCCACCACGAGGACCGCCTCGCACTCGCCGAATCGTTCGGCGCGACAGACACGATCGCCGCGCGCGGCGAGGAGGCCGTCGAGCGTGCCCAGGAGCTCACGTACGGCGGCGCGAACCACGTCATGGAGTGTGTCGGATCGACGGGTGCGATGAACACCGCGATCGAGGTCTGTCGGCCTGGCGGGACCGTAGGGTACGTGGGCGTCCCACACGGGATCGAGGACGACGGACTCGACATCTTCGGACTGTTCATGGACAACATTTCGTTGAACGGGGGGATCGCGCCGGTCCGGGCCTATGCGGACGAATTGCTCGCGGATGTCCTCGGTGGGACGCTCGACCCCTCGCCGATCTTTACGAAGACGGTCGACCTCGACGGCGTGCCCGAGGGCTACCGGGCGATGGATGAGCGCGAGGCGATCAAGGTGTTGGTCAAGCCCTAA
- a CDS encoding DUF5658 family protein, with protein MGKHQTPSERAASTDYRIESVEYVVEWLSLRTLSVALWTAVFTASILDVVTTTIGLRQGLSEGNALARALLETLGVVGLVGLKLAALTVLAATWYLVDEQQGYAALAGFGGVTGVVVVCNVAMIATV; from the coding sequence ATGGGAAAGCACCAGACGCCGTCCGAGAGGGCGGCTTCGACTGACTATCGTATCGAATCGGTCGAATACGTCGTCGAGTGGCTCTCGCTCAGAACGCTGTCCGTGGCTCTCTGGACAGCCGTGTTCACGGCGTCAATCCTCGACGTGGTAACGACGACGATCGGGCTTCGCCAGGGGCTTTCGGAGGGCAACGCACTCGCACGCGCGCTCCTCGAAACACTGGGGGTCGTGGGCCTCGTCGGACTCAAACTCGCTGCGTTGACGGTCCTGGCTGCGACCTGGTATCTTGTCGACGAACAGCAGGGGTACGCCGCCCTCGCAGGGTTCGGCGGCGTCACGGGGGTTGTGGTCGTGTGTAACGTCGCCATGATCGCGACGGTGTGA
- a CDS encoding DUF5658 family protein has protein sequence MIEFRTLPERVVPTWFQDGLATFEAFLEPRPLFEADVVLWTVVLVGSALDVVTTMVGTAAGLPEGNAVARAFMTTYGTPGIGALKLVALVALVIAWHYLAEQSARLVLGGFAIVTLVVVGLNTVTLAGL, from the coding sequence ATGATCGAGTTCCGAACGCTGCCCGAGCGAGTCGTTCCGACGTGGTTCCAGGACGGCCTGGCGACCTTCGAGGCGTTTCTGGAACCCCGTCCACTGTTCGAGGCCGACGTCGTCCTCTGGACCGTCGTCCTCGTCGGGTCCGCACTCGACGTCGTGACGACGATGGTGGGAACGGCCGCCGGCCTCCCCGAGGGCAACGCGGTCGCGCGGGCGTTCATGACTACCTACGGGACCCCCGGGATCGGCGCACTCAAACTGGTCGCCCTCGTGGCCCTGGTGATCGCCTGGCACTACCTGGCCGAACAGTCGGCTCGGCTCGTCCTCGGTGGGTTTGCGATAGTGACGCTGGTCGTCGTCGGGCTCAATACGGTCACGCTCGCGGGGCTGTGA
- a CDS encoding response regulator → MSASVAPIVLVVDDEPDVADAYAAQLEGQYTVLTAYSGQEALETLDETVDIVLLDRRMPGLSGDDVLERIRDRGLDCRVAMVTAVDPDFDIIEMPFDAYITKPVSRDDLFETIDRLLTFQTYEKQFQELYRVMSKVATLRANKSETELQHNDPYQRLLDRRDHLRDRLDETMLSFDDDDFTTAFKEFNDADSE, encoded by the coding sequence ATGTCAGCCAGTGTTGCTCCCATCGTCCTGGTGGTCGACGACGAGCCGGACGTCGCCGACGCGTACGCAGCCCAGCTGGAGGGCCAGTACACGGTTCTGACAGCCTACAGCGGCCAGGAGGCCTTGGAGACGCTCGACGAAACTGTCGATATCGTCCTGCTTGACCGCCGGATGCCGGGACTCTCTGGCGACGACGTCCTCGAACGCATTCGGGATCGCGGCCTCGATTGCCGGGTCGCCATGGTAACCGCCGTGGATCCGGACTTCGACATCATCGAGATGCCCTTCGACGCGTACATCACCAAGCCGGTCTCCCGTGACGATCTCTTCGAGACCATCGACCGCCTGTTGACGTTCCAGACCTACGAGAAGCAGTTCCAGGAACTGTACCGGGTGATGTCGAAGGTGGCGACGCTTCGGGCGAACAAGAGCGAGACCGAACTTCAGCACAACGACCCCTACCAGCGACTGCTCGACCGACGTGATCACCTGCGAGACCGCCTCGACGAGACGATGCTTTCGTTCGACGACGACGACTTTACGACCGCGTTCAAGGAATTCAACGACGCCGACTCGGAGTGA
- a CDS encoding DUF7577 domain-containing protein has protein sequence MTPVWGWIVAYILGFLLFQLLIYWYLGEDGTSIERTTPDSTEQERGPRPSIETRDTDEGDVGETVRCRHCGAANEFHPSYRFCRVCAREYR, from the coding sequence ATGACGCCCGTCTGGGGCTGGATCGTCGCGTACATACTCGGGTTTTTGCTCTTTCAGTTGCTCATCTACTGGTATCTCGGCGAAGACGGCACGTCGATCGAACGGACGACACCGGACAGTACCGAACAGGAACGCGGACCGCGCCCGTCGATCGAGACACGGGATACCGACGAGGGGGATGTCGGTGAGACGGTTCGCTGTCGGCACTGCGGGGCGGCAAACGAGTTCCATCCGAGTTACCGCTTCTGTCGGGTGTGCGCAAGGGAATACCGCTAG
- a CDS encoding RAD55 family ATPase, which translates to MRLASGVPGFDELVEGGLLPNRLYVVSGPPGSGKTTFSSMFITQGAKEGDTCLYVTMHETKSELSKDMAGFEFGFDRAMQSNTVQFLNLVTESGKRTISQFGSDGGLTNRLVAYIEANDIDRAVIDSTMLLQHFFTDVSEEITGFLSALKQTDATIVLISEMTDPSAYSDEHYLAHGVIFFHNFLDSGSMTRGVQVIKMRGTAIDCDIREIAFSSEGLRVFPDSKVQT; encoded by the coding sequence ATGCGTCTGGCAAGTGGCGTGCCGGGATTTGACGAACTCGTCGAGGGGGGACTGTTGCCGAACCGGCTCTACGTCGTGAGTGGGCCGCCGGGCAGCGGGAAGACGACCTTTTCATCGATGTTCATCACCCAGGGTGCCAAAGAGGGGGATACCTGTCTGTACGTGACGATGCACGAGACGAAGTCCGAACTGAGCAAGGACATGGCCGGCTTCGAGTTCGGGTTCGACCGGGCCATGCAGTCGAATACGGTCCAGTTCCTGAATCTCGTGACCGAGAGTGGCAAACGGACGATCTCGCAGTTCGGGAGCGACGGCGGGCTGACCAACCGGCTGGTGGCCTACATCGAGGCCAACGACATCGACCGGGCGGTCATCGACTCGACGATGCTGCTGCAGCACTTTTTCACCGACGTCTCCGAGGAGATCACGGGCTTTCTATCGGCGCTGAAACAGACCGACGCCACCATCGTCCTGATCTCGGAGATGACTGACCCCAGCGCGTACTCGGACGAACACTATCTGGCGCACGGCGTCATCTTCTTCCACAATTTTCTGGATTCGGGGAGCATGACGCGGGGGGTCCAGGTGATCAAGATGCGCGGGACCGCCATCGACTGTGACATCCGCGAGATCGCGTTCTCGTCGGAGGGCCTGCGGGTGTTCCCTGATAGCAAGGTTCAGACGTAA